The proteins below come from a single Cricetulus griseus strain 17A/GY chromosome 6, alternate assembly CriGri-PICRH-1.0, whole genome shotgun sequence genomic window:
- the LOC100762027 gene encoding growth/differentiation factor 5 isoform X2: MRLPKLLTFLLWHLAWLDLEFIRTVLGAPDLGQRPPGARPGLAKAEAKERPPLARNIFRPGGHSYGGGPTNARAKGSSGQTQAKKDEPRKIPPRSGGPETKPGPPSQTRQAAARTVSPKGQLPGGKASSKAGSAPSSFLLKKTRDPGTPREPKEPFRPPPITPHEYMLSLYRTLSDADRKGRNSSVKLEAGLANTITSFIDKGQDDRGPVVRKQRYVFDISALEKDGLLGAELRILRKKPLDMAKPAVPSSGRVAQLKLSSCPSGRQPAALLDVRSVPGLDGSGWEVFDIWKLFRNFKNSAQLCLELEAWERGRAVDLRGLGFERAARQVHEKALFLVFGRTKKRDLFFNEIKARSGQDDKTVYEYLFSQRRKRRAPLANRQGKRPSKNLKARCSRKALHVNFKDMGWDDWIIAPLEYEAFHCEGLCEFPLRSHLEPTNHAVIQTLMNSMDPESTPPTCCVPTRLSPISILFIDSANNVVYKQYEDMVVESCGCR, translated from the exons ATGAGACTCCCCAAACTCCTCACTTTTTTGCTTTGGCACCTGGCTTGGCTGGACCTGGAATTTATCCGCACTGTGTTGGGTGCCCCCGACTTAGGCCAGAGACCCCCAGGGGCCAGGCCAGGGTTGGCCaaagcagaggccaaggagaggCCACCCCTGGCCCGGAACATCTTTAGGCCAGGGGGTCATAGCTATGGTGGGGGACCCACCAATGCTAGGGCAAAGGGAAGCTCTGGGCAGACACAGGCTAAGAAGGATGAACCCAGAAAGATACCCCCCAGATCCGGTGGGCCTGAAACCAAGCCAGGACCCCCTTCCCAGACTAGGCAGGCTGCAGCACGGACCGTATCCCCAAAAGGACAGCTTCCTGGGGGCAAAGCCTCCTCAAAAGCAGGATCTGCCCCCAGCTCCTTCCTGCTGAAGAAGACCAGGGATCCTGGGACCCCTCGAGAACCCAAGGAGCCGTTCCGCCCACCCCCCATCACACCCCATGAATACATGCTCTCGCTGTACAGGACGCTGTCCGATGCTGACAGAAAGGGACGCAACAGCAGCGTGaagttggaggctggcctggccaACACCATCACCAGCTTTATTGACAAAGGGCaag ATGACCGAGGCcctgtggtcaggaagcagaggtacgTGTTTGACATCAGTGCTCTGGAGAAGGATGGGCTGTTGGGGGCTGAACTGCGGATCCTACGGAAGAAGCCCTTGGACATGGCCAAGCCAGCGGTCCCCAGTAGCGGGCGGGTTGCCCAGCTGAAGCTGTCCAGCTGCCCCAGCGGCCGGCAGCCGGCAGCCTTGCTGGATGTGCGCTCCGTGCCAGGCCTGGATGGATCTGGCTGGGAGGTGTTCGACATCTGGAAACTCTTCCGAAATTTTAAGAACTCAGCACAGCTGTGCCTGGAGCTGGAGGCCTGGGAACGGGGCCGGGCTGTGGACCTCCGCGGCCTGGGCTTTGAACGCGCTGCCCGACAAGTCCACGAGAAGGCCCTGTTCCTGGTGTTTGGTCGTACTAAGAAACGGGACCTGTTCTTTAATGAGATTAAGGCCCGCTCTGGCCAGGATGACAAGACTGTGTATGAATACCTGTTCAGCCAGCGGCGGAAACGGCGGGCCCCACTGGCCAATCGCCAGGGCAAGCGACCGAGCAAGAACCTCAAGGCTCGCTGCAGTCGCAAAGCTTTGCATGTCAACTTCAAGGACATGGGCTGGGACGACTGGATCATTGCACCCCTTGAGTACGAAGCCTTCCATTGCGAAGGACTATGCGAGTTCCCCTTGCGCTCCCACTTGGAGCCCACAAACCATGCAGTCATCCAGACCCTGATGAATTCTATGGACCCTGAATCCACACCACCCACCTGCTGTGTGCCCACACGGCTGAGTCCCATTAGCATCCTCTTCATTGACTCTGCCAACAACGTGGTGTATAAACAGTACGAGGACATGGTCGTGGAATCTTGTGGCTGCAGGTAG